From Branchiostoma floridae strain S238N-H82 chromosome 5, Bfl_VNyyK, whole genome shotgun sequence:
CCCATAAAacacttacagaaatgtttgtggttggtttattttcatgttgttcATTGTCACCATTTCATTACAAAATTATGAAATGCAGCTGTCTTTCAACAAGACCAGAACAAAATTTATTCTGTCCATAATTGTTGACTGCGTTGACTTGGGTGAATATTATCCATATTTGAGTGTGGATAATGGCTCATTAATAGCCGTGTGAAGTGCTTTCAGGCAAGCTAAAGTTGATGAAATAGGAAATGGCACAACTGCTGCATATAACTTGTCAATGGAAAAACACTTTCTTCTAACCTTTCCCTGTATGTCTGCCTTATGAACTTATTATCTCACCTTTGCAGCCTGGTGTGCCTCCCACAAGACAAACTCCTTCTTGTCAATCCTTTTCCCATTTCCACCATTGTACAAGCACGGCTCCAACTGTTCCTTGCAGTACCTCCTCAGTCCAGCCTCTCCCTCGTTCACAAACACTGTTAACAGTTCTCCCTCTCGTTTCAGGTTCACAAACTTGTACAGGGGGTTGGTTAGCTCCTCCTCGTTCTGTCTTCTCCAGGCATAGTCAGGATCCTGCTCCGGAGCACGACTGAAGAGGCTGCCCATACTCAGTCTGGTCATAGGTTCCCCACTACAGAAGGTGGCTACCACCTACTGTACAGCTGAATCTGTGGCTCTTATATCTTCCAAATATCGGAGACAACTGTGAGAACTTCTTAGTTTCCAGACGAGGAATAAAAGCTGGTATAGACGCCTCAGTTTCCAGATCGGATGTCTCAATATAGGTCACATCCTGAAAGTCAAGAAGATACGTTTTAGACCATATTAGCTGTATACTCTTTATGTTATAGTCTAGTGATAATGTTACAATGTTCACATGATTATCaagaatgtacattgtacatttgtatcggTATAGCATGCTATCAAATGTCACAAAAGAACACATAATCATTTTCAGCCTTAGAGCTGTGATCTTTTGCATGTGGAATGCAGGTGAGTGGGTGGGTAGAACACAAAGGGAAATCACTGATCTGTAATCCCCACTTCTCTTTTGTGACATGAGGAACCAGTCAGAAAACTTTGCTCACCCATTAGAAAGAGACAGTCTGAAGTTCTCATACTTTCTCAGTCTTCCAGccaaaaaaatgttgtaattttgcTCATATTACTTCGAATGTTTTCGTTGTAAATTAACAGACATTAGATTCCCTCATTCTTGtccacaatattttgaaatcgCACAGTGTAAGACACATAATACGTTAAATGTTTCTGCGCTTTTTCGTATTTGAGAAGTATCTGAACGAAAAGGAACGTAAGAAACGGAAGcagttgtaatttttggttgCGCCGCCGCTAGTGCTCTCCTATTGACCTAATCTACAATTCCTCAAAACCCGCCGGCGCCGAGTATACGTGACCGGACAGTATACCTACTGTCCATTTTAATATTTCCAGTTTTGGCAGACAACTTCCCATGCTTGGTCTGAAGCACGAGGTAACGTGTGTTGTGGTTTACTTTTAAACTCTTTCAAGTggtgttttgtttcattttctgaCACGTACCTGTCGATGTCGGCCATGTTGTTCGCTCAGGTGTACACTAGGGGCcgctcttgttgtttttacggCACCATCGTCGCCTTCACGCCACTTCTAAACCCTTTTCAGCCGCTCCAAACTTTCACTTTCTCTACTTGAACCAGCGCCAACATTACAGGTTGTAAATTTTGTCAACAGAAGCCCGTTGTTTTGAGTGATCAGCAGCAGTGATCGCCGTACCTTCCCGCACGCAGACTTCCCGACCATTGACAGTGCGTAAGGCCTTTGTTACAGAGGAACCATGGTGACATGGGTGATGAGGTGTCCTGGGGCATTAGAGGGCGTGGCGCCACGTCTTGACAGGTGGTTCCAAAAAGATTTCTTTCAATACATCTTATCGTCAAATGTGGAGGTCAAATCACGTATTTGGgcgtttctttcattttctaatGCTGCAGGCGTCGTACCATCAAAATTACCTttatattcatttttcttatcatCCCCAGCGTGAAGCTATTTTCTGTGGAACAACGATGCAAAAGGCTATGGAACTGCTTTGTAATAACACAAATGGCGGTCTGCTGTTAAACTGTGAAAACTGAAAAATATATAAGTGAAACGTACTTTACACAGGGAAATGTTCCGTAATAAAAAGGGATGATTGGTAAAGACTTTCACTGCCAATCTCGGACAGAAAAGAGACAATATTAGCGCGGTGAGATGCATTGGCCGTAAGACTCGTAGCTACCACGTCAAAACTTCCGAACAGCTTTTCATTACTTTTCCGTCTCTCAGCAGATCCATAAGTAGAATAGTACGTGTTTGCGGTGAGTCTACCTTTAATACGCATGTACGGTTGTGGACATCCGGTTTGGTGATGCTGCTGTAGTAGTCATGCACACTTGAAGCAGGAGAGAATATCTATATTATGGAATTGGAATGAACGCGAGCCTGAATATATCCGGAAACCACGCAAAAGTCATCAGCAAGGATGTAGAAAAAGTATATCTGAACGTGTTCCGGCTTTCAACAACTTTATGGTCCTGTATGTGTCTGCCGTGATTGCAAGGCCAATATCCTGGCTTAATGATTTCAGTGAGTTGTGTATGTGTGATATACTGGACCTATACTGTTAAAACCtgttttaaaactaaaagttttaGTATTTCAATACCCACAGCTACTGTACATCCGTATGTTTATATCATAGTTTTTAAGTCCGTTtcagaggaagacgaaaaggAAAAGAGTCCTCAAGCTAGAAAAATGCTATCAATGCGCTGTGTATGTATCCTTGTCTGTGACAAGTTAAGTTATAGTGTGTTCTCTTTTAAtatacattcatgtacatgtcctAGATATTGATCGTTACCACGTGATCAGAGAGGTGAGAGTGCGAAGTGCCATCACGTGACCCACAGTTTCACCTGAACCCTTCCTTACTTCCGCGTTTGTCAGTGACTAAACTTAGAAACTTTAGTGTGAGTGTGGATCTGGGACTTCCCGCCTTTACATCGAAACGGTTCCCCTCAGTCATGAGTCGGAAAGCTGCAGACATGTACTCCACTGACGCAGTCCCCACAAGTTTCCCCCACAACCCCCGCTCCTGGACACCAGTGCCACACAAGCAGATGTTCGTACGGATTGAGGAGGACCTTGTGGAAGACGAGCGGCGGAGTCTGAAGGGCCTGTTGTACGGCAGGATCCCGGCGGGTAAGCTGCAGAAGTACAGCGTCGGGGACATCTTCCGTCACATGGAGAGGATGGGGCAGATCAGCGCCACGAACCTGGAGCCCATCGCCGTCCTGATGGAGACCATACATCGCAGGGACTGGGCAATAAAAGTCAGGGCGCTACAGGAGGAGACCAGAGCGACTGGTGAGCTATAGGGTAATTTTATATGACACTGACAGACCATAACTTGGCCTTTGTCTTTGATCGTAGTCCTGGCATTATCTCACCTTACTGGAAATGCTCTAACAGAGCTTGCTAGTTTAGATCAGTCCATTGTCATAACGAACTTCTAACATGACGTTGGTTTGTTTTTATGGTCTGTGTAAACTTCAGCTAAGTTGGGGTAACGTCATATCTCGACAGGTGACGCTACTGTACCACCCATGAGCTTTGCTGCAAGAAAGTTGACAAATTTGTTTTTATGGGTTTATTACGTTCCCCTGTGTGAGAACAGCACAAGAAAGATCCTCTCGTCCCTCCGCTGGTCGACGTCAGTACCGTACCGACGGGCCCGGCAGGAAGAGGACCAGGGATGTTGCTGCCCGTGCAGGGACTTCCACAACTCATCATGATGCCGAACGCCAGTCCGGTCCGGCTAGAGATGGGCTGGATAGCGACGAGGAGAGCAGCGAGAGTAATGGAGATGGTAGGGAAACAGTAAAGACTCAAGTTCTTGCAAGATTCATCATATTCAAAAAGAATTTTTAAGACTCTTGaagtttaacatttttttttttaatttacttaTTTTTATTCACAGACCCAGGGGAACGAGAGGAACCCCCAGTGAAGAGACGAGCCCCCGCCGACCCCATCACCGACGCGCATCTAGCCAAACTAGCCAGGAACATGCCGCATGGCTGGAAGACGGTTGGTTTGGAGTGTTTTAATGCCACCACTGCTGACATAGACCGGTGGAGGACTAAGTACCCAAACGACAGAGACATGCAGATTGTTGAAATGTTCAAATCGTGGAAAGACAAGACAGGGAAGCGAGCGACACTCCGGACTTTGTGTGACAATTTGGAAAAGGCCGGAGTCCAGTATAACGTATATAGCTTTCTGACGGAAGACAACTCCGAGTGACCAACCATGCAAAGCAAAATTGGATATGTATATATCTGTTTGTAAAATGTGGCAGCTTGAATTGTGAGCAATAGACCAGTGACAGGTGGAGGAGGGTGACAGACGCAGAAAAAAATCCCAACTTCTGCTGGCCGCCcgaccgaaacctctgcttgaacaatatactagtactgcacCGGGATTGGGGATGGTGTTGTTACGTCGAAATAAAAACATCGATGATTGGCCAAACAACGAATTCATCAAGCCTTCACTTCCTATTCAACATAGCTAAAACTTATGGACAGATATCGACAATCACCACGTGCTGCTTAAATGTTTGCAACAGTCTTATTTGATATTGAACCAGTCAGCCTGGGGATGCATTTCTTCAGGCAGTCGCTAGAAGACGTTGATG
This genomic window contains:
- the LOC118415809 gene encoding uncharacterized protein LOC118415809; the protein is MSRKAADMYSTDAVPTSFPHNPRSWTPVPHKQMFVRIEEDLVEDERRSLKGLLYGRIPAGKLQKYSVGDIFRHMERMGQISATNLEPIAVLMETIHRRDWAIKVRALQEETRATAQERSSRPSAGRRQYRTDGPGRKRTRDVAARAGTSTTHHDAERQSGPARDGLDSDEESSESNGDDPGEREEPPVKRRAPADPITDAHLAKLARNMPHGWKTVGLECFNATTADIDRWRTKYPNDRDMQIVEMFKSWKDKTGKRATLRTLCDNLEKAGVQYNVYSFLTEDNSE